The segment GTGAGATACTGCAAACCGAACAATTCGGTTgtaatgatttaaaaataagaacAAACCGAAACAATAAATCAATCATCCATAAAAATCGTATGTGGTTATTAATTGACCAATCAAAAAGCAAAGAATGTAGCtgctataaaaaaaaaaaaaaaaaaaaaaggcatattctttttttccttttgtttttccCATTTTGTTGTCTTTGTTCGCATCTGTTCCCATCAATCGCAGATAATCCTCAGCCTCTCTACGTTTCTCATCATCGCTTCCTAACGAATCAGACTTGACCACTCCACTCTTAACCGGACTTCCCGAGGAAACCCAATCCATGGATCTATGGACCCTTGACACGGCGATCCGAAACCCAATCTTGTCCTCGGCGAAACCGCTCTCGAGGAAACTGGGCGGCGTGGAGATCATCAGGTTTCAAAAGCGTAAAATTGGGTATCGTTCTTTGGTTGTAAGAGCTACGTCGAACAAGAGTAACGACGATTCTTCTGCTTCTGGTAAAAAGGCTCTCCCATTTATCTATCTTCTTTGTTTTGATGAATCGCATGTGGTAATGTTACTACTGTTCATGGTGATGTATCAAAAATTGGATCTTTTCTTAGCTTTGTTCTTGAACACTAGTGAACTCTGTTTTAGCTCTAAACTTATGCTAATTAGAAACTGGGGTTATGTTCTGTGAGGATTGTTGATGCTCAAAGAAGTGGTAATGCTTGATTTCATAAACTTTACAATTGTGGAGCTGTTTTGTGTTCTCAAGGAGGAGATGCTTCTCAAGAAaacaaatcaggtgattctgcCGCTACTCCAAAGCCCTTTGGTCTTAACACGGATTGGAGAGAGTTCAGAGCTAACTTGTTTATGAAGGAGCAGGAAGAAAAAGCAGCAGGTGAGGGTCACAAACCagacacaacaacaacatcCCCTGAAGCTGAACCGAGAGGCCTTAAATGGGCACATCCTATTCCTTTCCCTGAGACTGGCTGTGTTCTTGTTGCCACGGAGAAGCTAGACGGTTATCGAACATTTGCGAGAACCGTTGTGCTTCTTCTTAGAGCAGGAACCAGCCACCCACAAGAAGGGCCATTCGGAGTTGTCATCAACCGTCCGCTTCACAAAAACATCAAGCACATGAAATCAACCAAAACCGAGCTCGCTACCACCTTCTCAGAATGTTCCTTGTACTTTGGTGGGCCTCTTGAAGCCAGCATGTTCCTGTTGAAAACCGCCGATAAAACCAAGATACCTGGGCTTGAAGAAGTCATGCCCGGCCTTAACTTTGGTGCTCGAAACACTTTGGATGAAGCTGCGGTACTTGTGAAGAAGGGATTGCTTCAGCCACAGGACTTTAGATTCTTTGTTGGTTACGCAGGTTGGCAGCTGGATCAGCTCAGAGAAGAGATCGAATCAGATTACTGGCATGTCGCTGCGTGCAGCTCCGAGTTAATATGTGGAGCTTCACCGGAAAACTTGTGGGAAGAGATATTGCAGTTAATGGGCGGTCAATACTCTGAGCTTAGCCGGAAGCCCAAGCTGGATATGTAGACGCTTGCTTATGTTTTGAAAATGATGCCTAGTTTTCCAAGGCTTATTTATAAGCCAAATGTATAGCTTTACTTCACTGTCTTGTATTTGAGAGAATAAAGCACTtctatagttatatatatatattctgaaaACTTCTTTGTAACATAACTAAAAACCGTCTATCTATGAATTTAGTTTGCACTACTAAACCAGTAGTTCTGAATATACACATCTGTTTTTACTTGTCCTAACCAAAAGAAATGTcttagaaagagagagaaagaaacaaaagttgTTGCCATGATCTTTTCTTGTGTCATTGCTTCTTCACTAGGCACATGCTCTCACTGGgatatctttcttcttctttactgCAG is part of the Brassica rapa cultivar Chiifu-401-42 chromosome A09, CAAS_Brap_v3.01, whole genome shotgun sequence genome and harbors:
- the LOC103840051 gene encoding UPF0301 protein Cpha266_0885, which produces MDLWTLDTAIRNPILSSAKPLSRKLGGVEIIRFQKRKIGYRSLVVRATSNKSNDDSSASGGDASQENKSGDSAATPKPFGLNTDWREFRANLFMKEQEEKAAGEGHKPDTTTTSPEAEPRGLKWAHPIPFPETGCVLVATEKLDGYRTFARTVVLLLRAGTSHPQEGPFGVVINRPLHKNIKHMKSTKTELATTFSECSLYFGGPLEASMFLLKTADKTKIPGLEEVMPGLNFGARNTLDEAAVLVKKGLLQPQDFRFFVGYAGWQLDQLREEIESDYWHVAACSSELICGASPENLWEEILQLMGGQYSELSRKPKLDM